One genomic segment of Vagococcus intermedius includes these proteins:
- a CDS encoding DeoR/GlpR family DNA-binding transcription regulator, which translates to MLTEERQKYILEQLSHQKIIKTQTLVTKLDASESTIRRDLQEMEAAGLLKRIHGGAKQLMKLDTEPDMLEKSSKNLHEKQIIAKYASDLVKNGDFIYLDAGTSTYEMIPFLKGKEIHVITNSVYHANALVNLSIPTMIIGGTIRLKTKAVINAFSVQQLELLRFDKAFLGINGVDANAGLTTPDPDEAIMKSTAIQQSEQLIVLADASKFNKVSFAKVAEIDAGLILTNSLPEEDHAIYTQLTTIKELVL; encoded by the coding sequence TTGCTCACTGAAGAACGTCAAAAATATATATTAGAACAATTATCACATCAAAAAATTATAAAAACTCAGACTTTAGTAACTAAATTAGATGCATCAGAATCAACAATTAGAAGAGACTTACAAGAAATGGAAGCCGCTGGCTTGTTAAAAAGAATTCACGGTGGTGCCAAGCAACTAATGAAGTTAGATACAGAACCAGATATGCTGGAAAAATCGTCTAAAAACCTTCATGAAAAACAAATAATCGCAAAGTATGCATCAGACTTAGTCAAAAATGGCGATTTTATTTACCTCGATGCTGGGACTTCAACTTATGAAATGATCCCCTTTCTGAAAGGAAAAGAGATTCATGTTATTACCAATTCGGTCTATCATGCAAATGCATTAGTTAATTTATCTATACCGACAATGATTATCGGTGGCACAATACGATTAAAAACCAAAGCTGTTATCAATGCTTTTAGCGTACAACAATTAGAATTGTTACGTTTTGATAAAGCCTTTTTAGGGATTAACGGTGTTGACGCCAACGCTGGTTTGACAACACCGGATCCTGATGAAGCAATTATGAAAAGTACGGCAATACAACAGAGTGAACAACTGATTGTTTTAGCTGATGCTTCCAAATTTAATAAAGTATCATTTGCTAAAGTAGCTGAGATCGATGCAGGTCTAATTCTTACTAATAGTTTGCCTGAAGAAGATCATGCTATTTATACACAACTAACAACAATAAAGGAGCTTGTCTTATGA
- the pfkB gene encoding 1-phosphofructokinase, with translation MIYTVTLNPSIDYIVRVTDIELGQLNRADSQDKYPGGKGINVSRILQRLGTPTTSLGFIGGFTGDFIQKTLQNEGIICDFTTIKSDTRINIKLKATSETEINGQGPHLNTQDIHDLKEKLSRIQAGDIVVLAGSLPTQLPIDFYNQLIEIIKEKQADFVIDTTGDSLLKALVHQPLLIKPNHNELAEIFQTQFTSVTDILPYGQKLLDMGAQNVLVSMGKDGALLFTSDGNYRSTPIEGTLKNSVGAGDSMVAGFISQLAFDRQNIKEAFTYGVACGSATAFSDDLATTTAIKQLLKTVKLTKIA, from the coding sequence ATGATTTATACCGTTACTCTAAACCCCTCAATCGATTATATCGTCCGTGTGACTGATATTGAATTAGGTCAATTAAACCGTGCTGACTCACAAGACAAATACCCTGGTGGTAAAGGGATTAATGTTTCTCGTATCTTACAACGTTTAGGTACTCCAACAACTTCACTAGGTTTTATTGGTGGTTTTACAGGTGATTTTATTCAAAAAACTTTACAGAATGAAGGAATTATTTGTGATTTCACTACGATTAAGTCCGATACCAGAATCAATATTAAGTTAAAAGCGACTTCCGAAACTGAAATAAACGGACAAGGTCCTCACTTAAACACACAAGACATACATGATTTAAAAGAAAAACTTTCTAGGATTCAAGCTGGAGATATTGTCGTTTTAGCAGGTAGTCTCCCTACTCAATTACCAATTGATTTTTATAATCAACTAATCGAGATTATCAAAGAAAAACAAGCCGACTTTGTGATTGACACAACTGGGGATAGTTTATTAAAAGCCCTTGTACACCAACCGCTTTTAATAAAACCAAATCACAATGAGCTAGCGGAAATCTTTCAGACTCAGTTCACTTCGGTGACTGACATATTGCCTTACGGCCAAAAATTATTGGATATGGGAGCACAAAATGTCCTGGTGTCAATGGGTAAAGATGGTGCATTGCTCTTCACTTCCGATGGCAATTACCGCTCCACTCCAATCGAGGGTACTTTAAAAAATTCGGTAGGTGCTGGAGACTCCATGGTAGCTGGCTTTATTAGCCAACTTGCTTTTGATCGCCAAAACATTAAAGAAGCTTTCACTTATGGAGTAGCCTGTGGCAGTGCAACTGCTTTTTCAGATGATTTAGCTACAACTACAGCTATTAAACAGTTACTTAAGACAGTTAAACTAACAAAAATTGCCTAA
- a CDS encoding PTS fructose transporter subunit IIABC has translation MKITDLLSPNVMILNLKGTTKHSVIEEMVEELAKNNRITDSELFKTGILAREAQTSTGLGDGIAMPHAKNAAVKKATVLFAKSHAGVDYDALDGQPTYLFFMIAAPEGANDTHLQALAGLSRLLMKSEFTAKLKDIETAEEVYALFSEAERDDEESAQQNTEVIEPLTEDQPFVVAVTACPTGIAHTYMAEDALKTKAKEMGIAIKVETNGSDGIKHALTSEEISRAKGVIVAADKQVEMARFAGKPVLNRPVSDGIRKTEELLTKASLGEAPLYQSSETTNTKETENSSGSIGSQIYKHLMNGVSNMLPFVIGGGIVIALAFMLDQGMGVPQTELANLGSYNFIPSQLKMVGDAAFSFMLPILAGFIASSIADRPGLVAGFVAGALAASGGAGFLGALIGGFVAGYVLIFLKKLLAKLPQSLAGIRTILFYPVLGVLITGALMLLINIPMQAVNTGLNNFLNNLSGVNAALLGALLAGMMSVDLGGPVNKAAYVFGTGTLATTVASGGSTVMAAVMAGGMVPPLAIFIATLLFKNKFSEKDQQAGLTNLVMGASFITEGAIPFAAADPLRTIPAFVVGSAITGSLVSNLGIKLMAPHGGIFVILLVNRPLLYIGFIILGAFISAFILGAIRKPVPN, from the coding sequence ATGAAAATTACAGACTTACTATCGCCAAATGTAATGATTTTAAATCTAAAAGGAACAACAAAACATAGTGTAATTGAGGAAATGGTTGAAGAACTTGCCAAAAATAATCGTATTACTGATTCTGAATTATTTAAAACTGGGATTTTAGCACGTGAAGCGCAAACTTCAACTGGACTAGGTGATGGTATAGCCATGCCTCATGCTAAAAATGCTGCTGTAAAAAAAGCGACCGTTCTTTTTGCTAAAAGTCATGCTGGGGTTGACTATGATGCCCTTGACGGTCAACCTACTTATCTATTCTTTATGATTGCTGCACCAGAAGGAGCAAATGATACTCATCTACAAGCATTGGCGGGATTATCACGCTTACTAATGAAATCAGAGTTTACTGCGAAACTAAAAGATATTGAAACCGCCGAAGAAGTTTATGCTCTTTTTTCAGAAGCCGAGCGGGATGATGAAGAATCGGCGCAACAAAATACGGAAGTAATCGAGCCCTTAACAGAGGATCAACCATTTGTCGTAGCTGTCACAGCTTGTCCTACAGGGATTGCTCATACTTATATGGCTGAAGATGCTTTAAAAACCAAAGCCAAAGAAATGGGCATTGCTATCAAAGTAGAAACAAATGGTTCAGATGGAATTAAACACGCTTTAACAAGTGAAGAGATTTCACGGGCTAAGGGCGTTATTGTCGCAGCAGACAAACAGGTTGAAATGGCACGTTTTGCCGGAAAACCTGTATTAAATCGTCCTGTCAGCGACGGGATTAGAAAAACAGAAGAACTATTAACTAAAGCTAGTCTTGGAGAGGCACCTCTCTATCAAAGCAGTGAAACAACAAATACAAAAGAAACCGAAAATTCAAGTGGCTCGATTGGTTCACAAATCTACAAACATTTAATGAATGGTGTGAGCAACATGCTTCCTTTTGTAATCGGTGGCGGAATTGTGATTGCCCTAGCCTTTATGCTAGATCAAGGGATGGGTGTTCCACAAACTGAGTTGGCTAATTTAGGAAGTTATAATTTCATTCCAAGTCAATTAAAAATGGTTGGAGACGCAGCCTTTAGCTTTATGTTACCAATCTTAGCTGGATTTATCGCATCAAGTATTGCTGATCGTCCGGGATTAGTTGCCGGATTTGTTGCTGGAGCCTTAGCAGCTTCTGGAGGAGCTGGTTTCTTAGGCGCATTAATTGGTGGGTTTGTTGCTGGATATGTCTTAATTTTCTTAAAAAAACTATTAGCTAAGTTACCACAATCGCTAGCTGGAATTAGAACCATATTATTTTATCCAGTCTTAGGTGTCTTGATTACTGGGGCTTTAATGTTATTAATAAATATTCCCATGCAAGCTGTCAATACTGGCTTGAATAATTTTTTAAATAACTTATCTGGTGTCAATGCAGCTTTATTAGGTGCATTACTAGCCGGTATGATGTCAGTTGATCTAGGTGGTCCTGTTAATAAAGCAGCGTACGTTTTTGGAACTGGTACACTTGCTACAACAGTTGCAAGTGGCGGTAGCACTGTTATGGCAGCGGTCATGGCAGGCGGTATGGTCCCTCCTTTAGCTATTTTTATTGCAACATTGTTATTTAAAAATAAATTTTCTGAAAAAGACCAACAAGCTGGTCTCACTAATCTTGTAATGGGTGCTTCTTTTATTACAGAAGGTGCGATTCCCTTTGCTGCTGCTGATCCTTTAAGAACCATTCCTGCTTTTGTAGTCGGATCAGCTATTACCGGTAGTTTAGTCAGTAATTTAGGCATAAAATTAATGGCACCACATGGTGGAATTTTTGTTATTCTATTGGTTAATCGTCCTCTACTATATATTGGCTTTATTATCTTAGGAGCCTTTATCAGTGCCTTCATTTTAGGCGCT
- the fabT gene encoding fatty acid biosynthesis transcriptional regulator FabT — translation MDHKLSQVNDYLVTVFNDILTIEETELQKGEFDDLSVKEMHTIDAIGLHGEKTSSEVAKELSVTVGTLTVAINNLEKKGYVERLRNDKDRRVVRLKLTNRGRLFYRSHQHFHKKMVESALADMEESEQAALVKGLKNLHLFLEQYY, via the coding sequence ATGGATCATAAATTATCTCAAGTCAATGATTACTTAGTAACAGTTTTTAACGATATATTAACAATTGAAGAAACTGAATTACAAAAAGGCGAATTTGATGACTTGTCAGTTAAAGAAATGCACACAATTGATGCCATAGGCTTGCATGGTGAAAAAACATCTAGTGAGGTAGCAAAGGAATTATCTGTCACAGTAGGGACATTGACTGTAGCCATTAACAACCTAGAAAAAAAAGGATACGTTGAACGTCTACGTAACGATAAAGATCGCCGTGTTGTGAGGTTAAAGTTGACAAATCGAGGTCGTTTATTTTATCGTTCGCACCAACACTTCCATAAAAAAATGGTAGAGTCAGCTTTAGCTGATATGGAAGAATCAGAACAAGCAGCCTTAGTTAAAGGCCTGAAAAATCTTCATTTATTCTTAGAACAGTATTATTAA